The Homo sapiens chromosome 20, GRCh38.p14 Primary Assembly sequence tccaattttttcacatcctcaccaacacttgttattttccgtttttttttttaacagtagccATCCCAGTGAGTATGAGGTCATATCTCAtatgtagttttgattttcatttcccattattagtgatgttgagcatcttttcctgggcttattggccatctgtatatcttctttggagaaatttctattcaagaCCTTTGCCAGTTTTTGAATcagattattttttgttgttgagttttaaccATTCTCTATATATCTTGGGTATTAAttccttattagatatatgatttgcaaatgttttctcccattctgtggcttaCTTTCTTACTCTGTTGATATTGTCTATTGATGCACAAAAATATCTAAATTGTTATGAAGTccaacttgttttttcttttgttgcctctgcCTTTGGTGTcacatccaagaaatcattgacaaatccaatgtcatgaagcttttgccctgttttcttctaagagttttatggttttagattttacatttaggtgATTGATTTATTTGGGATTGGTTTTTGAATATGGTGTTAGGTAagggttcaacttcattcttttgcatgtggatatccaattttttagcaccatttgttgaaaaaaaatgtcCTTTCCCTATTGAATGGTGTTGGCACCcttgttaaaaatcatttgattGTATAagcaagggtttatttctgggctctctattttattcacttggtctatatgtgtgtatttatgccatatcacactgttttgattcTAGTGCCATTGtagtaagtcttaaaatcaggAGGTGTGAGTACTCCTACTTTGTTCTAAGTCCAGCCTGAGctccttgagattccatatgaatgttagaatgggtttttctgtttctgcagacAACATTACTGGGATTTTGCTACTGAtcgcactgaatctatagataactTTGGGTAGTACTGACATCCTAGCAATGTTAAGGTTCCCAGTGCATGAATATGGAAtgtcttcccatttatttgtgtcttctttaatttttttcagcagtgttttgtttgtttgtttgtttgtttgtttgtttttgagatggagtcttgctctgtcacccaggctggagtccagtggcacgatctcagctcactgcaacctctgcctcctgtgttcaagaaattcttctgcctcggcctcatgagtagctgggattacaggcgcccaccaccacgcccagctaatttttgtatttttggtagaaatagggtttcaccatgatgttggccaggctggtttcgaactcctgacctcaagtcatccacccacttcagcctcccaaagtactgagattacaggcatgacccaccatgccctgcctcagCAATGTTTTGATGACTTCTTTGTATGAGTCCTTCACCTCATTGGTTCAATTAATTCTGAAGTATTGTgttctttttgttgctattgtaaatgaatttttaaaaaatttcttttcagattcttcattgttggtatatagaaatgcagctgattttttgtgtattaactttgtatcctgctactttgctaacttcatttattagttctaatagatttttttgtggaatctttagggttttctatatgtGAGATcatacttcttcctttccaattaagtgccttttatttctttttcttgcctaatttctctggctacaGTTTTTAGTACAGTGTTCAATAAAAGTGGgaaaagtgggcatctttgccttgttcttgatGTTACAGGtgctttcaccattgagtatgatgttcaCTGTGGATTTTTCAAatatagcttttattttgttgaggtaatttctttctattcctagtttgtttcatgtttttatcatgaaaaggaaAAGCATCAATGCTTTTCCAGAAATGCTTAGTAGAAAGGcattaaattctttttctatGTCAATAGAGATAATTAcgtattttttgtctttcattctgttaatgtggtgtattacaaTGATTGATTTTCATGATTTTAACCCTCCttgcattccagaaataaatctcacttgatcatggtatatgATTCCTTTAATATGCCGCTTAATTCAGTTTAGTAGTATTTTGTTGGGAGTTTTACATCAGTGTTCATAAGGCATATGGGTCTGTAATGTTCCTATGGTGTCTTttctggctttggtgtcagggtaatgctgacctcatgGAATGACTTAGGAAGTGCTCacttctcttcagtttttttggaaaagtttgagaaggactggtattagttctttaaatgtttgctacAATTCACCACTGAAGCCATTTTGTAGAAAATCTCTATCTATTGCCATAAAACCCTAAAACTCTTTGACTAAGACAgaaaaaatcagagctgaaaggGACCTGAAAACTTTCCTTGCTCAATCACCCCATTAATAGTTCCACTTTCATAAGCCACTTGCCAACAGTCAGATATTTAGTAGCAAAACTAGGGCTGAATCTCTGGCCTCGTGACTTTTAGTAAAAAGTGTTCTTTATACCGTGACAGTCTCCaagtaaaaaaatgtatatgtgtttatgtagAATATAAAACTTGTATAGAATATGTTGTATACCTACTTTCtgacttatatttttctttcacaaccCCTCAATTTTCCCACTCACCTGATATTCACCACGACTCATGGTTAGCTGTGCATGTTAGTAACTCCCCAGGAGAGTTCTTACAATAGTGTTATAGAAAGAGATTAAGAACTAGGGACTCAAATGCAAGGCCACAGAGGCCCCTCTTCATCCTGTCTCCTCCTCCAGCTGCCTTCCTCTATAAGGAAGCAGGTGGAGCATGATTGGCCAGTGATGCATTTAAGGCGGCTTCCTCTGCCAAGCTCAAAACCAGACTCCCAGTCTTATAAGATGATGACACGGGGAACTCAGTGGTTGATGCAGCCCAGAAAGTGTTTGGTCAAGAGAAGGGAGCATCCTAGACATAGCAGAGACTGCTTATGCAGAAATAAAGAGTCAGGCAGGAGGCTTTCATCTCTGTAGCTACTGGTTCTGAGTATCAtcgactgagaaaaaaataaataaaaaatcccaCAAAAGTTATAAAGGGAATTGGAAGAACAGTAGCACTGTCCTGGGGCAAGACTCCGGAGTGCATTGGTACAGAGAGCCATGTGGATAACCCTAGATGGCAGCCTCATTAGAGgcattctctctcctcccatcaACCCAGTTTCATCTCTGAGCGGATGAACCCAGGCCCAGGGAAAGGCTCTGAGCAGGTAGGAGTGGGTACCAGCAAACGTGGAAGGAAATGAGCTAATGGGAATTATGAAGCAAAGGCAATATATATGACAAACCAGTCTGTGTTGAAAGAGATATCGAAGGATGcggaaatgacaaaataaaattccaCTAATTTTGATCCCTTTCATTCATACTTAGTCATAATTTATGATActcaaaattgaaaaaattcacttcaataagaaaaaaaagttgttcttttaaaaaaataaattgtttgacATAATttgagtacattttaaaatttagtaaataATCAGTTGTAAAATCAACTTGTTCAGCAGGCCAAAATGTGCACTGTACACTGTAGCCCAGCACCTCCTCAGCTTTAATGTGCAGACTCATCAGCTGGGATcgtgttaaaatgcagattctgatttagtaggtgcAGGTGCTActcaagattctgcatttccaacaagctcccagCTGGTGCTGATGCTTCTGGTTCTCAGCAAATTCTGAGTGGCCAACTATAGAGAGCACCCTAGGAGACCAAGCTGTGCCTCTCTCAAGATGCCTCAGTAGCAGATTCGTGTTTGGGACTTGACACCTCAAGATCATCACTAAGTAGAGATTATTGCAATCACATAATTTCCTGCTTGAATGAACAGCCATGTACCTGGGAAGAGCTAATCGCCTTTACAGATTTGCAGTTCTGTTTTCCTATGGACTTGTCAGATGCTAATGCGATTGGGTTTACCTGTGGGTTTCAGGATGTCTGCTAGCAATCAAAGGTTCCTCTAGGCTGCAAGGGAGCCAATTCCTGCAGTCTCCTTCATTTGGAAGCAGAGACTTTATAGAGATTCAGGTAATCAATTTCTGCTAACTCTGGCTAGCCGCCCCCACAGACCCTTTTTAACATTCACTGAATAGGTAGGACTGCATTTTATCTAACTCTCACAGTTACTATGCGTTTATCAGCTGGCTGGTACAGTCTGAAACAATGTGGGTCTGGGTGATTAGCTTGTTTTCAAgtgtgattctcttgtctcatctctgttttctcctcctccaggagAAATGGCTTCCCTGAGGCAAGTGTAACCTACATTCCCAGCCCACCAGCCTGACGCCCAGCCAGGGAGAGAGTACCATGGATGGCATCATTGAACAGAAGAGCATGCTGGTGCACAGTAAAATCAGTGATGCTGGCAAGAGGAATGGTTTAATTAACACCAGAAACTTGATGGCCGAGAGCAGAGATGGTCTGGTGTCTGTTTACCCAGCGCCCCAGTACCAGAGCCACCGGGTGGGGGCCAGCACAGTGCCGGCCAGCCTGGACAGCAGCAGGAGTGAGCCGATGCAGCAGCTGCTGGACCCCAACACCCTGCAGCAGTCAGTGGAGTCCCGCTACCGGCCCAACATCATCCTCTATTCAGAGGGCGTGCTGCGCTCCTGGGGGGACGGTGTGGCCGCCGACTGCTGCGAGACCACCTTCATCGAGGACCGGTCGCCCACCAAAGACAGCCTCGAGTACCCGGATGGGAAGTTCATTGACCTCTCAGCTGATGACATAAAAATCCACACCCTGTCCTACgatgtggaggaggaggaggagttccAGGAGCTGGAGGTCACAGGATGTGTTTGTCAGAGGCCCTCTAAGAATGTGTGATGGGGATTCTAGGGAGGGCAGGAGCCATGAATGCCTGGCAAAAGTTAGGGAATGAAACTAGTGTGCAAAAATGCAGAAACCAAAGGCAGTCTTGGTGCCCTTCACTCTTGAGTGCTTATGGAAGATAGAAGGAGAGGAAAGACTTAGATTAACAGAAACCCAGGGGCGCTTCACCGGTGATTCTGGTATGAGATGACCCCAGGTAATGGCTGCAGATGGCAGTGCTGGTGGGTTCATCGGTTTTCCCTGCTCTCCCGCATCCCATGAGACAGAGAGGTCATTGACAAGATGAGAGAGGGACACCTGATCCTAGAGCCACATGAGGCTGGAAATATACTTGACAGGGGACACTTTGGGAGGTGCTTCTACTGTCACCTGTGGTTCCTTGACTTTGCATTCCACAGTTACTACTGAGAGATTGTTGATAGAGCTGAACCGTGCTGGAAGAAAGTGTAGGTACTGATAGCCTGAAGGGAAGATAAGTTGACTTCTTAGATGACTCGCTTCTTTAATGGACTGGAGGGCAGGTGACAGCATTTGAATTACATGCACAGAGATGTACACACTGCACGTTGGATATAGTGTGGTAGGCACAGTGGTTGCTGAGTGTGTGGCACATTGTCCCCCCAGGACAGCACCGGTGAGAGGGTGAGAGCAGCTGCTGCAGGCCATGGACTAGCGGTTTGCTGCCCATGCCTCCCAAGTCATTCCACTGCAGTGAGGCCAGGGGTGTTTTCCCAGGACGCGATGTCAGGGAAACACGTGCCAGGCTTTCCGTCAGTTTGGTGGGGAAGGAAACCGCCGAGCAGGTCCAACCTTCAGAGGCAGTGTGTGGCCAAAAGGGGAAGGGATGTCTGTTTTTCACTAAGGTAGGCGAGAACATTTTTGTAGGTGGAGAGGAAATGTTCAGAATGGAAAATTCAGGATCGTGGCCAGCAGCTGGGGAGTGGTCTTGGGGAGGCAGGAGCTGAACTCCAAGCATGTATGTGTGAGAGCTGGCCTCTCAGAAGAAGTCCACATGCTGGcctgggagagaagagaagggtgGGGTAAGGGAAAGTTTGAAGGGCTCTGggttgaagaggaagaaaaggaggggtTCGTGTTGGCTGAGCATCAGCACAGCCAGAGAAGCTCCTGGGGTGTGAGGAGATTGCAGACAGTCTAGAGCAATGAACTGGGGGAAGTGCCCATTCTAGAAAAGACTCCTGGAGAAACTGCCCAGCTGCAGTATGAGTTTGTGTGAAGATCTGGTCAGACCCAGGGCTCTGTGACTTTCTGCAGCCATGTGGGACCATCTTTAGCAGGTGAGGCTCCCTTGGCAAGGTGCACTctgcctggaaggtggaggaggcaggagaaagcAATAGGGAGGAAGTTTGGAGCAGAATCAGACCCACAACCATGGGACCCCACACTTGATAGAAAGGCCGGAGAAATTGCAAGGGAATGACAGGCCAAGGAGACCAGAGGATCAGGATTGGAGAGACCCCATTGAGAACCAGGAGCTGAGAGATCCAGCGTTAGTCAGGAGGGAGGATTAGAAATGGAGAGGGAAACTTTGGTGCAACTCCAGCCGGTGGAGCCCGGGAAGCCCACTGGCAGGGAGTGGAGAGTCGTGGCATGGAAGAGGACCAAGACGTGATGCCTGGGCATCTGCGCAGGCCCCAATGCCCTCTGGTGACACCTGTGAAGGGAGGGCACTCACGCTGCAGCTGTGGAAAGTTGGGAGCATGCTTGGCTTCTGTTCAGAAGCCTCTGCCCTGTCTACTAAGTTTTCCAAGATCTGAGGGCTTTGCTGACAGCAAAGCGTAAATGCTGCCCGACTCGCATGGAGTGGAATTAGAGAGGCAGATGCACGAAAATGCAGCCCCAGGAGTTATGGGAATGGAATACCCCATCAGCTCTGAAGAGGGTCTGGGGCCCTGAGCTCAATGCGGGGTTCAGAAGTCATCACACAGGCAGGAGCCCTCCCCCGGCTGAGTCTTGAGGATGAGTAAGAGGAGGCTTGAGGGGAGCTTAAATAAAAGCTAGGAATGGGTGGGGGCAGACACAGACTTGTCTGTCTTAGTAGGTCCAAGGCTCTGACAAGTAGTATAGACTTCTGGGGAGGTAACCTTTCCCACCCAGTCCTGCTTCTCTGATCTAGCAGCAGAAGTGGAAGCCCACCAGAAACAATTCTTTTAATAATACAGCAATAAGAATCTTTAGTCATAATAACGGTGCCTACTCTGTATTAATATTTCTAGTGACTTTTGAATATAACGTAAGATGGAGCATGTTGGCATTTATACTAAAGTAACATCGATGAAACAGCAAGTTGTTTACTTAGGCACTTTAGTGAGACTTTCTGGTCGGCTTCCAAGGAGCTCACCTGGACCAAGAAATGGCCCCTTCCACAGGCTCTGAGCAGAAGGAATGGAGACACATTatggctgctgctgcttctacatGCGGCTCAGGATGCCAAGGAGGATTTCAGAGCCTCACCACGGTGGTTAACTTCGTCCTTTTTCTCTGAAAACAAAGATTTTCTCAGAAACATTCTTACAGTATAGCTATGGTGCTTTTCATTCCCTTCTTCGGTAATTAACAAAATACTAATGACTGGTTAGAAGTGTCATTGAACATGCAGTAGCTGTTCTTTGGTTTACTGTTTTCTCCATTCCATTAAATAATAAAGGGTCATGTATTGGTTAGcatttgctgcataacaaatcacccccAAAACACAGTGCCTTAACAACTCTTTCTTCAGCTTATGATTTCTGAGGGTCGGCAATtgagctgggctcagctgggtgattGTTCTGCTGGTCTCACCTGGGCTCACTCACTTGTCCATAGCTAGCTGTGATAGGCTGGGAAGCCAGCCTCTGGTGGGCTGTTGGCTGCAGTGACAGAGGTAACTGCATCACCCAGCTGTCACCCATCCTGTCCCAGGCTTCATTTTGCGGCAGCCAGAGAGGTGGGGCCCACTTTGTGAGGGCTTGTCAAGTCTTTGCCTGTGTCCTGCATGTTACTATCTCATTGACCAGAGCAGGTCCCACAGCCAAGCTCAGTCAGTGTGGGAGAGACTGCTTAGGGTCACAATATAGGGAAGTGATAACAAATTGGGTGCCAGTACTGCAACCACAGAGCCAAAAACCATAGACTTttggcatcattttttttttcagatggtcTAACTGAACAGAATGACAACTACTGAAACAAAAGAACAGTGAATACTGATCTGAGCTCTTTCCAGAAGGCAGTTCTActcagccaaaaaagaaaaaaaaatgtgatttttaacttctttgagtaTTGTATAGCTTCACTTGGTTTATAGCAAATGGATACTGTTTCCCAAATAATGCCGTTTTCAAAAAGCCATTGCCCTGGTTCAGAATGGGGCCCCCTCATTGCCCTTGTTCAGAGGGGGCCACCTCATTGCCCTTGTTCAGGGCCCCTCCCATTGCCCTGGTTCAGAGTGGGGCCTTCTCATTGTCCTGGGTCAGAGCAGGGCCCCCTCATTGCCCTGGTTCAGAGCAGGGCCCCTCGTTTCCCTGGTTCTGAGCGGGGCTCCCTTGCTGGAGCTCCTGGGCACTGGGTGGCTGGCTGTGTTTTCCCCAATCACTTTCCCAAGACAGGTGCATCCCTGGCATTTATGAAGGAGCCTCTCCAGGTCCGAAGAGGTCGGCCTGTCTGACATATGTTTGCAAGGGCATGTGGAGCGTTCAGTTTGCCTTCGAGGTTGTGGTAGTAACAAGAACAGGTTCTATGGCTAACTTTGAGAATATTTATGGGAGGTTCTCAACTATTCGGCAAGTGTTTATGATCTGTCCTGCTCCACCTTAAGTCGCCAAGTAGAGCATGGCTTGACATTAGACAGGTAGATGTAGGGGACCTCTGGGGCTTTGCGGGAGTGCAGAGGTGCCATGCCGCTCATTATCTAGTGCCACTGCGCTCAGGGTGACAAGACAGGCATCCTGTGGGGGTGCCCTCAGGGCATCCTGGGTAGTGATAATTGGGCCTGATGTCCGACAGCCCAGGCCTCTTCCCAGGTATGTGAACACTGCTTCATCCACTTCCCAGCCAGTAGCTAAAAACTGCTGTCTCTGGGAATACCAGCAGTGGGAAGCCACTTCTCCTTTCACACAAATAAACTCAGAGAGACTTCAGGGACAAGTAATGAAGTAGgtctacaaaatatacaatttgAGTTTACAGCCATGAAATGAAGTGGATGGAGTCCAGGTGCAGAGGCCTGACCACCCTCCTGCCCTTAGAGATGGTGACCAGATGTTGAATGGCACTTACCTGTGGCAATGCAAAACCTCTCAGACCTGAAGTACATGACGGTCACCACCTAGAAGCGGTGCCCATGGGGGCTGAGCCTTTTCTTCACTGAAggaagaagggggaagggaaCGCTCATCGATGGAGCACCTTTTCTGCCACGCCCTCCAAGTGCACTTGGCCATCGAATCCTCGAAGCGCTTGGGGATGGGTCATGGTGCTGTCCTCATCCTACACGTGGAGAGACAGAAACTTGGGGTGTTTCCAAGATCACACACGTGGCTCTGCTGTCAGCCCTTGGATCTGAGACAGATCTCCTGACTTTAGACTCTGTCTCCTCATGATGATGCTGTTCTTTCTACATTAGGGGGAAAAATGTGTTCCAGTAAACTTCTGTTTCAGCATTATGCCAGAGTCCAAGGACAAAGCAGGAAGAGACGGCACCAGGACTTCACTTCTGTGAACTCTCCGCCAAGCTTTCCAAGGCCTTCCAGTCTGTCTTCCCATGTAAAAACTTGAAAGCTGTTGGAGGACACAGAATTCTATAACTGCAATAGAGCACTTTACATATACCTCAGTCATAAGTATGGAAAGAGGGGCGAGGACTCAACACACATGTGAAGAAAACCCAAAAGCATGAATGagacagaacaacaacaaatagaACAGTTGacccagaggaaagagaaagagttcagaaaataataaacagcattttgaaaattatttttagtatctcCAGAGAGATTTGAGGTGCTGCTGATTTGGGTGGAAGGaaatttgggggttttgttttgctcatttgtttgtttacctCATAGCACTGGCCAGAACCTCAAATACATTGTTTAGTGTGAGTGAACGAACATCCTTGCCttgctcctgatcttagggggagCTTTTAGCTTTCATGATGAAAGGTGATGTTTTTGTAGTTCTTTGTAGACACTCATAATCAGGTATAGGAAGTTCCCTTTGTCACTACTTTGTTGaagaggttttttattttattttttatttaattttattttttaatagacaaataaatGGGATATTCATATTCATGGGGtatatagtgatgttttgatacatgtaacatatggtgatcagatcagggtaattagcatattcattatCTCAAACTTTGATCATTGCTTTGTGTTGGGAGCATTCAATAACCTCCTCTTAGCTATTTGAAACtgcataatatattatttttcaactgTTTTCATGCTACAGTGCTGTAGAACACTGGAAGTTATTcatatctagctgtaattttgtatgttttaatacATCTCTTCctatctctcccttcctcctactCTG is a genomic window containing:
- the SYNDIG1 gene encoding synapse differentiation-inducing gene protein 1 isoform X3 gives rise to the protein MDGIIEQKSMLVHSKISDAGKRNGLINTRNLMAESRDGLVSVYPAPQYQSHRVGASTVPASLDSSRSEPMQQLLDPNTLQQSVESRYRPNIILYSEGVLRSWGDGVAADCCETTFIEDRSPTKDSLEYPDGKFIDLSADDIKIHTLSYDVEEEEEFQELESDYSSDTESEDNFLMMPPRDHLGLSVFSMLCCFWPLGIAAFYLSHEVAGHLPWGLRLMPCSQPCRWSPAASCVLNDESLCPGLLRLCLCCELKRFL
- the SYNDIG1 gene encoding synapse differentiation-inducing gene protein 1 isoform X5; its protein translation is MDGIIEQKSMLVHSKISDAGKRNGLINTRNLMAESRDGLVSVYPAPQYQSHRVGASTVPASLDSSRSEPMQQLLDPNTLQQSVESRYRPNIILYSEGVLRSWGDGVAADCCETTFIEDRSPTKDSLEYPDGKFIDLSADDIKIHTLSYDVEEEEEFQELESDYSSDTESEDNFLMMPPRDHLGLSVFSMLCCFWPLGIAAFYLSHE
- the SYNDIG1 gene encoding synapse differentiation-inducing gene protein 1; this encodes MDGIIEQKSMLVHSKISDAGKRNGLINTRNLMAESRDGLVSVYPAPQYQSHRVGASTVPASLDSSRSEPMQQLLDPNTLQQSVESRYRPNIILYSEGVLRSWGDGVAADCCETTFIEDRSPTKDSLEYPDGKFIDLSADDIKIHTLSYDVEEEEEFQELESDYSSDTESEDNFLMMPPRDHLGLSVFSMLCCFWPLGIAAFYLSHETNKAVAKGDLHQASTSSRRALFLAVLSITIGTGVYVGVAVALIAYLSKNNHL
- the SYNDIG1 gene encoding synapse differentiation-inducing gene protein 1 isoform X1, with product MDGIIEQKSMLVHSKISDAGKRNGLINTRNLMAESRDGLVSVYPAPQYQSHRVGASTVPASLDSSRSEPMQQLLDPNTLQQSVESRYRPNIILYSEGVLRSWGDGVAADCCETTFIEDRSPTKDSLEYPDGKFIDLSADDIKIHTLSYDVEEEEEFQELESDYSSDTESEDNFLMMPPRDHLGLSVFSMLCCFWPLGIAAFYLSHELITLEEMAAFNSSILFSSSQGLVPWTSSIRVIWERFRIVKSRQLPRPADSEALGTGLAVWV
- the SYNDIG1 gene encoding synapse differentiation-inducing gene protein 1 isoform X6, with protein sequence MDGIIEQKSMLVHSKISDAGKRNGLINTRNLMAESRDGLVSVYPAPQYQSHRVGASTVPASLDSSRSEPMQQLLDPNTLQQSVESRYRPNIILYSEGVLRSWGDGVAADCCETTFIEDRSPTKDSLEYPDGKFIDLSADDIKIHTLSYDVEEEEEFQELE
- the SYNDIG1 gene encoding synapse differentiation-inducing gene protein 1 isoform X4: MDGIIEQKSMLVHSKISDAGKRNGLINTRNLMAESRDGLVSVYPAPQYQSHRVGASTVPASLDSSRSEPMQQLLDPNTLQQSVESRYRPNIILYSEGVLRSWGDGVAADCCETTFIEDRSPTKDSLEYPDGKFIDLSADDIKIHTLSYDVEEEEEFQELESDYSSDTESEDNFLMMPPRDHLGLSVFSMLCCFWPLGIAAFYLSHELPFLPRSIHEPVSMPTAEATWACFVL